From Lolium perenne isolate Kyuss_39 chromosome 5, Kyuss_2.0, whole genome shotgun sequence, a single genomic window includes:
- the LOC127302495 gene encoding dehydration-responsive element-binding protein 1B, whose protein sequence is MDAASSSDQEQGPQTHRTVWSEPPKRPAGRTKFKETRHPVYRGVRRRGRAGRWVCEVRVLGTRSSRLWLGTFTTAEMAARAHDAAALALSGHDACLNFADSSWRMLPVLAAGSFGFGSAREIKDAVALAVLAFQRRQQQPAASLVPSSLPVQAADDEKDFHGSPAPSTLSMSSSDLLDEHWFGGTDAGGSCYDHLTQGMLVEPPTSRTSQEDGLQTPLWSHLFE, encoded by the coding sequence ATGGACGCCGCCTCCTCGTCGGACCAAGAGCAGGGGCCGCAGACGCACAGGACGGTGTGGTCGGAGCCGCCGAAGCGCCCCGCGGGGCGGACAAAGTTCAAGGAAACGCGCCACCCGGTGTACCGCGGCGTGCGGCGCCGCGGCCGGGCGGGCCGTTGGGTGTGCGAGGTGCGCGTGCTAGGGACGAGGAGCTCCAGGCTCTGGCTCGGCACCTTCACCACCGCCGAGATGGCCGCGCGCGCCCACGACGCAGCCGCGCTCGCGCTCTCCGGCCATGACGCCTGCCTCAACTTCGCCGACTCATCCTGGCGCATGCTCCCCGTCCTCGCGGCCGGCTCGTTCGGCTTCGGCAGCGCGCGGGAGATCAAGGACGCCGTCGCTCTCGCCGTCTTGGCTTTCCAGCGGAGGCAGCAGCAGCCGGCCGCGTCCCTCGTGCCGTCTTCTTTGCCGGTGCAGGCGGCCGACGACGAGAAGGACTTTCATGGCTCGCCGGCTCCGAGCACGCTGTCCATGTCGTCAAGCGACCTGCTGGACGAGCACTGGTTTGGTGGCACCGACGCCGGCGGGTCGTGCTACGATCACTTGACGCAGGGCATGCTCGTGGAGCCGCCGACCTCCAGGACGTCGCAGGAggacggcctccagacgccgctctgGAGCCACTTGTTCGAATAA